CCGCCTCGGCATCAACGGCGTGCCCTGTTTCGTGGTCAACGGCGTCTCCGCCATTGCCGGTGCCCAGGAACCCGATGTGCTGGAACGCCTGATCGAGCTCGCCGCCTGCGATGCGGCACCGCTCTGATCAATTCCGCCTGACCACCTTCCGCGCCGCTCCGGCGCATGGCACAAGGCGAAAATGAAACGCCGCACCCTCCTCGCCGCCGCCCCGCTTGCCGCCCTTCCGCTCGCCGCTCTTCCGCTCGCCGGGGCCTTCGCTCCCGCAACCGCCCGAGCCGCCCAGCCCGCCGATTTCAGTGGTTTCCTCGCCGGGCTGAGCAACCGCGCCCGCCAGCAGGGGGTGCCCGACAGCATCGTGACGCAGGCCCTCGGCGGCCTCGCGCCCGATTCCCGGGTCATCCATCTCGACAGTCACCAGCCCGAATTCACCCTCACCTGGGCGCAATACAGCGCCCGCGTCGTCACCCAGGCGCGCATCAAGGATGGTCACGCGAAGGAATTGGCTCTGCGCCCCATCTTCGCCAATCTCCGCCGCCGCTTCGGCGTCGATGCCGCGCCCATGATGGGCATCTGGGGCATCGAAACCGATTTCGGCGTCATCCAGGGCAATTTCCAGGTGATCGATTCGCTCGCCACCCTCGCCTGGTTCCGCAACAGCACCTTCTTCGCCAACGAGGCGATCGCCGCGATGAAAATCGCCGCCCGGGGCGACGCCCCGCTCCCCGGCCTGATCGGCTCCTGGGCCGGCGCGATGGGGCAGCCCCAATTCATGCCGAGCGTCTACCTCACCACGGCGGTGAACTATTCCGGCCAGGGCACCCCCAATATCTGGACCAGCGTGCCCGACACCCTCGCCTCGATCGCGAACTATCTCCACAAAGCCCACTGGATCCCGGGCCTGCCGTCGAGCGAGCCGGTCCTGATCCCCGCCGGGTTCAACGCTGGCCTCGCCGGCCGCGACCATCGCCTCCCGCTCGCCCGCTGGCAGCAACTCGGCGTCCACCGCCTTGCCGATGCCGCCATCCTGCCCCCCACCACCGAAGCCTCGCTGCTCCTGCCCGACGGCCCGACCGGTGCCGCCTATCTCGCCTACGCCAATTTCACCTCGATCCGCCGCTACAACCCGTCCGATCTCTATGCCCTCGCGGTCGGCGAACTCGGCCGCCTGATCGCCGCATGAACCCGGCCCGCCCGTGGCCCGGCCTCAATCGTACCGGCCTCGCCATCGCCGCCGCCACCGTCGCAATGCTCGCCGGCTGCGCCCACAAACCGCCCCGGCCCGGAGCCGCGCCGACCGGCGCGCACTACACGATCGGCTACCCCTTTGAGGCCGGCGGCGAATGGCACTACCCGCGCGCCTTCGGTGCCTATGACGAAACCGGCCTCGCGGCGGTCATCCCGCCCGGCCACGAGGCCGCCACCACCGATGGCGAAGCCTTCCACCAATCCGGCCTGATGGCGCAAAGCCCGGTCCTGCCGCTGCCCTCGCTGGTCACCCTGACCAATCTGGTCAACGGACGATCCCTGACCGTCCGGGTCAACGATCGCGGACCCGCCACCCCCGGCCGCATCATCGCGGTCACCCGCGCCGTCGCAAGCCGCCTCGGCTTTCCCGCCAGTGGCGTGGTCGAAATCCGGGTCAAACTGCTGGAATCGCGCTCCTCCTCCCTGCAATCCGCCCTTGGTGCCGGCCCGCATCTCACCCCGGCCCCGGTCGCGGGCGTCGAGGCCAGCGCCCTGCCGCCTCCGCCCGGCGCCGCCGGCTCCGCCGGAACCACCCGTCCGACCAACGCCCCGGTCACCGCCGCCGCACCCTCCACCGCCGCTGGCCTGTCCGGCATCGTCCACACCACCGCGCCCGATCCCGGCCCGCTTTACGTCGAAATCGGCGGCTTCGGCTCCGGCAGCGATGCCCAAAACACGCTCTACCGCCTCGAAGGCCTGCCCGGCGGCGTCGTGCCGCAATCGAGCGAAGGCCGCACCCTCTACGCCGTGAAACTCGGCCCCTACCACAGCGTCGCCGCCGCCGATGCCGCCCTGCGCGCCGTCCTCGCCCGCGGCGTCCCCGACCCCGAAATCACCGTGCATTGAACCGCGCCAACCACCCCGGCGTCTTCATCACCTTCGAGGGCGGTGAGGCCGTCGGCAAATCCACCCAGATCGCCCGCCTTGCCGCAACCCTGCGCCAGCAGGGACACACGATCGTCCTGACCCGCGAACCCGGCGGCACGCCCGGTGCCGAATCCCTCCGCGCCCTGATGCTCGACCCCGCCACCAGCCTCGCCCCGCTCGCCGACACCCTCCTCGTCTTCGCCGCCCGCGCCGACCATGTCGAAACCCTGATCCGTCCGGCCCTCGCGCGCGGCGCCATCGTCCTGTGCGACCGCTTCACCGATTCCACCATGGCTTATCAGGGCCACGGCCTCGGCGTCGAACCCGCCACCATCGCCACCCTCGCCACCCTGATCGGCCTCACCCCCGACCTCACCCTCATCCTCGACGCCCCGCCCGAAATCGCCGCCACCCGCCTCGCCGCGCGCTTCGCCGCGCACTCCGGCCGACCCGACCGCTACGAACGCTTCGACGCCGGTTTCGCCGCCCGGATCGCCGCCGGTTTCCGCGCCATCGCCGCCGCCGACCCTGCCCGCTGCGCCCTGATCGATGCCACCGGCAGCATCGACTCCATCGCCGCCACCATCGCCGCCACCGTCACCGCCCGCCTCGCATGATCGCCCCGCGCGCCAACCCCCTCCTGCTCGGCCAGAACCGCGCGATCGCCGAACTCCACCGCACCGCCTCCGGCCCCCGCCTGCACCACGCCTGGCTGATCGCCGGCCCGCCCGGCATCGGCAAAGCGACCCTCGCCTACCGCTTCGCCCGCTGGCTCCTCGCTGGCGCCACCACGCCCGACCTCTCGCTCGCCCCCACCGACCCGGTCTTCCGCCGCGTCGCCGTCGCCTCCCACGCCGACCTCCTCGTCATCGAGCGCCGCTATGACGAGAAAAAAAAGCGCATGCAGGGCGAAATCGTCGTCGAAACCGTCGCCCAGGCCGGAAAATTCCTCCGCCTCACCCCCGGCGAGGGCGGCTGGCGCGTTGTCATCGTCGATGGCGCGGAAGCCCTCAACCGCAACGCCGCCAACGCCCTCCTCAAACTCCTGGAGGAACCACCCCCGCGCGCCATCTGGCTCCTGATCAGCCACGCCCCCGGCCGCCTGCTCCCCACCATCCGCAGCCGAACCCGCCAGCTCGATGCCGCCCCGCTCGACCCCGCCACCCTCGAAACCCTCCTCGCCACCGCCCAGCCCGACCTCACCGCCGCCCAGCGCACCCGCCTCGCCACCCTCTCCGAAGGCTCGATCGGCCGCGCCCTGTCCCTTGCCGGCACCGATGGTCTCGCCCTCGCATCCCTCGCCGAGGAAGCCCTCACCACCGCCATCCCACCCACCCGCGCCGCCGCCATCGCCGATCAGGTCGCCCGCGCCGAAGACGGTTTCACCACCTTCCTCGACCTCCTCCGCACCGCCCTCGCCACCACCACCCGCGCCCAGGCCCGCATGACAGCCCGCACCGCCCCCGCCCCATCCCTTGATCGCCAAGCCGCCCTCTGGCAGGAGTTCGGCCAGCTCGAAGCCGAAGTCGAAGGCCTCAACCTCGACCCCCGCGCCGCCATCCTCACCCTCCTCCACCGCCTGAGGCCCGCATGACCAAGCGTTTCTACATCACCACGCCCATCTATTACGTGAACGGCGCCCCCCATATCGGCCACGCCTATTCCTCCATCGCGGCCGACGTCATGGCCCGCTTCAAACGCCTCGACGGCTACGACGTCGCCTTCCTCACCGGCACCGACGAACACGGCCAGAAAATCGAAAAAGCCGCAACCGATGCCGGCATCACCCCCCAGCACCTCGCGGACCGCAACAGCGCCGCCTTCCGCGCCATGGCCAGCGCGATCAACCTCTCGAACACCGATTTCATCCGCACCACCGAACCCCGCCACAAAGCCGCCTGCGCCGCCATGTGGCAGGCGCTCGATGCCGCCGGCGCCATCCACCTCGGCCATTACGAAGGCTGGTACGCCACCCGCGACGAAGCCTTCTACAACGAGGACGAACTCACCACCGCGCCCGACGGCACCAAACGCTCCCCCTACGGCGCCCCGGTCGAATGGGTCCGCGAACCCTCCTACTTCTTCAAACTCAGCGCCTTCCAGTCCCGCCTGCTCGACCTCTACGAATCCCACCCCGAATTCATCCAGCCCGCCTCCAGCCGCAACGAAGTGCTCAGCTTCGTCCGCTCCGGCCTGCGCGATATCTCGATCAGCCGCACCAGCTTCACCTGGGGCGTGCCGGTCCCCGACGCCCCCGGCCACGTCATGTATGTCTGGATCGACGCCCTCACCAACTACCTCACCGCCCTCGGCTACCCCGACCTCTCAGCCCCCGCCATGCAGTTCTGGCCCGCCGACATCCACCTCGTCGGCAAGGAAATCACCCGCTTCCACGCCATCTACTGGCCCGCCATGCTGATGGCCGCCAACCTCCCCCTCCCCAAACGCGTCTTCGGCCACGGCTGGTGGGTCGTCGATGGCGAAAAAATGTCCAAATCCCTCGGCAACGCCCTCGAAATCCAGCCCCTCATCGCCGAATTCGGCATCGACCCCGTCCGCTTCTTCCTCCTCCGCGAAATCCCCTTCGGCAACGATGGCGACGTCTCCCGCCGCGCCATCATCACCCGCCTGAACACCGAACTCGCCAACGGCCTCGGCAACCTCGCCCAGCGCACCCTCAGCTTCATCGCGAAAAACGCCGGCGCCGCCATCCCCGAATCCGGCCCCGAAACCGAAGCCGACCACGCGCTGAACACCATCGCCGCAACCCTCCCCACCCGGTTCCGCGCCGCGATGGACCGTCTCGCCTACCAGGAAGCCCTCGA
This sequence is a window from Acidiphilium acidophilum. Protein-coding genes within it:
- the metG gene encoding methionine--tRNA ligase; this translates as MTKRFYITTPIYYVNGAPHIGHAYSSIAADVMARFKRLDGYDVAFLTGTDEHGQKIEKAATDAGITPQHLADRNSAAFRAMASAINLSNTDFIRTTEPRHKAACAAMWQALDAAGAIHLGHYEGWYATRDEAFYNEDELTTAPDGTKRSPYGAPVEWVREPSYFFKLSAFQSRLLDLYESHPEFIQPASSRNEVLSFVRSGLRDISISRTSFTWGVPVPDAPGHVMYVWIDALTNYLTALGYPDLSAPAMQFWPADIHLVGKEITRFHAIYWPAMLMAANLPLPKRVFGHGWWVVDGEKMSKSLGNALEIQPLIAEFGIDPVRFFLLREIPFGNDGDVSRRAIITRLNTELANGLGNLAQRTLSFIAKNAGAAIPESGPETEADHALNTIAATLPTRFRAAMDRLAYQEALEDIWKLIRAANAYIDHQQPWTLRKSDPARMNHVLRTLCETLRIAALLLQPFMPDTMAKLLDQLAVPPDARTFAALETPLPTAAPLPTPTGLFPRFIEPDA
- a CDS encoding lytic murein transglycosylase gives rise to the protein MKRRTLLAAAPLAALPLAALPLAGAFAPATARAAQPADFSGFLAGLSNRARQQGVPDSIVTQALGGLAPDSRVIHLDSHQPEFTLTWAQYSARVVTQARIKDGHAKELALRPIFANLRRRFGVDAAPMMGIWGIETDFGVIQGNFQVIDSLATLAWFRNSTFFANEAIAAMKIAARGDAPLPGLIGSWAGAMGQPQFMPSVYLTTAVNYSGQGTPNIWTSVPDTLASIANYLHKAHWIPGLPSSEPVLIPAGFNAGLAGRDHRLPLARWQQLGVHRLADAAILPPTTEASLLLPDGPTGAAYLAYANFTSIRRYNPSDLYALAVGELGRLIAA
- a CDS encoding septal ring lytic transglycosylase RlpA family protein, whose amino-acid sequence is MNPARPWPGLNRTGLAIAAATVAMLAGCAHKPPRPGAAPTGAHYTIGYPFEAGGEWHYPRAFGAYDETGLAAVIPPGHEAATTDGEAFHQSGLMAQSPVLPLPSLVTLTNLVNGRSLTVRVNDRGPATPGRIIAVTRAVASRLGFPASGVVEIRVKLLESRSSSLQSALGAGPHLTPAPVAGVEASALPPPPGAAGSAGTTRPTNAPVTAAAPSTAAGLSGIVHTTAPDPGPLYVEIGGFGSGSDAQNTLYRLEGLPGGVVPQSSEGRTLYAVKLGPYHSVAAADAALRAVLARGVPDPEITVH
- the tmk gene encoding dTMP kinase, coding for MNRANHPGVFITFEGGEAVGKSTQIARLAATLRQQGHTIVLTREPGGTPGAESLRALMLDPATSLAPLADTLLVFAARADHVETLIRPALARGAIVLCDRFTDSTMAYQGHGLGVEPATIATLATLIGLTPDLTLILDAPPEIAATRLAARFAAHSGRPDRYERFDAGFAARIAAGFRAIAAADPARCALIDATGSIDSIAATIAATVTARLA
- a CDS encoding DNA polymerase III subunit delta', coding for MIAPRANPLLLGQNRAIAELHRTASGPRLHHAWLIAGPPGIGKATLAYRFARWLLAGATTPDLSLAPTDPVFRRVAVASHADLLVIERRYDEKKKRMQGEIVVETVAQAGKFLRLTPGEGGWRVVIVDGAEALNRNAANALLKLLEEPPPRAIWLLISHAPGRLLPTIRSRTRQLDAAPLDPATLETLLATAQPDLTAAQRTRLATLSEGSIGRALSLAGTDGLALASLAEEALTTAIPPTRAAAIADQVARAEDGFTTFLDLLRTALATTTRAQARMTARTAPAPSLDRQAALWQEFGQLEAEVEGLNLDPRAAILTLLHRLRPA